The following are encoded together in the Coregonus clupeaformis isolate EN_2021a unplaced genomic scaffold, ASM2061545v1 scaf0043, whole genome shotgun sequence genome:
- the sox12 gene encoding transcription factor SOX-12: protein MTPAVILRRASSSTMVQQRGHKYPAVMDSDTSQEVFLGLGADDGEEVFGPSPSNKDPNWCKTPTGHIKRPMNAFMVWSQIERRKIMEQWPDMHNAEISKRLGKRWKLLPDYEKIPFIKEAERLRLKHMADYPDYKYRPRKKSKSSMPVRVGDKVPLKTGKSHLGGRASASGTSTATSRGLKVRTPSSKHRASFHSNKFKGYDEGISDDDTVDVELASPVASQPGGQRPALGVFHHQQAAMTPGEQQPQLAAQLRVKVSTTTSHQPTSTLPVGLSSGSPVPHSLPESSPRVSSSSEPRAPLSSTGRSSTPTSTSSSSFVSSASSDEELDEEILHIISNGNFDSMPMDCSTLDKDFDAAFHTNSGSHFDFPDYCTPEVNEMISGDLLVPSISDLVFTY, encoded by the coding sequence ATGACTCCAGCCGTCATTCTTCGTAGAGCGTCTTCCTCCACCATGGTACAGCAAAGGGGACACAAATACCCAGCAGTTATGGACAGTGATACGAGCCAAGAGGTTTTCTTGGGACTGGGCGCAGATGATGGGGAGGAGGTTTTTGGACCGTCACCCTCCAACAAAGACCCCAACTGGTGCAAGACTCCCACGGGTCACATCAAGAGGCCCATGAATGCATTCATGGTCTGGTCGCAGATCGAGAGACGGAAGATCATGGAGCAGTGGCCAGACATGCACAATGCAGAAATCTCCAAACGCCTAGGCAAGCGCTGGAAACTCCTCCCCGACTACGAGAAGATCCCCTTCATAAAGGAAGCGGAGCGGCTCCGGCTAAAGCACATGGCCGACTACCCCGACTACAAGTACCGGCCCCGGAAGAAGAGCAAGAGCTCCATGCCCGTGCGGGTCGGGGACAAGGTCCCCTTGAAGACAGGCAAGTCCCACCTGGGTGGTCGCGCATCCGCTTCCGGCACCTCCACCGCCACCAGCAGAGGGCTCAAGGTCCGAACgccttcctccaaacacagagcCAGCTTCCACAGCAATAAGTTCAAAGGTTACGACGAGGGCATCAGCGATGATGACACAGTGGATGTAGAGCTGGCCAGTCCGGTGGCGAGCCAGCCAGGAGGGCAGAGGCCAGCCTTGGGTGTCTTCCACCACCAGCAGGCTGCCATGACCCCCGGCGAACAGCAGCCTCAGCTTGCAGCCCAGCTCAGAGTCAAAGTGTCTACCACCACCTCCCACCAGCCCACCTCCACGCTCCCTGTGGGCCTCTCCTCTGGGTCTCCTGTACCCCACAGCCTCCCAGAGTCATCCCCCAGGGTGTCCTCTTCCTCAGAGCCTCGGGCGCCCCTCTCCTCCACCGGCCGctcctccacccccacctccaccagcTCCTCCTCTTTCGTGTCCTCGGCCTCCTCCGACGAGGAGCTGGACGAGGAGATCTTGCATATTATCTCCAACGGCAACTTCGACAGCATGCCTATGGACTGCTCCACTCTGGACAAAGACTTTGACGCTGCATTTCACACCAACTCAGGATCCCACTTCGATTTCCCAGATTACTGCACCCCGGAAGTGAATGAGATGATATCCGGGGACTTGCTGGTGCCCAGTATCTCTGACCTGGT